A section of the Triticum dicoccoides isolate Atlit2015 ecotype Zavitan chromosome 7A, WEW_v2.0, whole genome shotgun sequence genome encodes:
- the LOC119332274 gene encoding uncharacterized protein LOC119332274, whose amino-acid sequence MGRKASRLRRRRQPPAGISPTTSPSPSPASSSREFAIMQSPSKLPDPSVSTPPGVLGHQGWADLPDKLLHSIVPLLGSFLDLIAFASTCGSWRAAFSSYPSKSTICTKLPPFLVRPNLCVDAPHLPSSNGRHKLRTCKVIDLANQNRALRCQIPQETFQRMRFAGSSYGHLICCRRGNCLVVDVFTGAEVSLPSLPFSGDCEQEFYFGGTLTAPLASPNCHLLVSTRSSLFDWPVGSDSRSELKLSDARVDQIVEFNGQFIAMDYSQRIYILKLAPQLGLQEITTEWWDDMTECPYLRPWLVVCGDMLLMVDHYMSLSFGAPVLYKPYHLDMSTRPAKWVEVKKLDNWALFVGGDVRSPPFSCLTPEKWGGRSNCLYYAHYSQPWSVHGLGDAADAVWDPSTDPDLVYKRNWYGQLQAFWVYPSMFYSDAPVVTWHQDWADLPDNLLHSIVPLLGSFLDLIAFASTCRSWRAAFSSYPSKSTFCTKLPPLLVRPNVRVQAPHLPSSNGRHKLRTCKVIDLANQNIALRCQIPQETFQRMRFAGSSYGQLICCRRGNCLIVDVFTGAEVSPPCLPFSGDCEEEFYFGGTLTAPLASPNCHLLVSTRSSLFDWPVGSDSWSEIKLSDARIDQIVEFNGQFIAMDYSQRIYFLKLAPQLGLQEITTKWWDGMTECPYLRPWLVVCGDMLLMVDHYVSLSFGAPVLYKPYRLDMSTRPAKWVEVKKLDNSALFVGGDVRSPPFSCLSPEKWGGTSNRLYYAHYSQPWSVHGFGDAADAAWDPSTDPDLVYKRNWYGQLQAFWVYPSMFYSDGQ is encoded by the exons ATGGGACGGAAAGCGAGCCGCCTGCGGCGACGCCGCCAGCCGCCGGCCGGCATCAGCCCCACCacgtcgccgtcgccttcgcctGCATCCTCCTCAAG AGAGTTTGCCATCATGCAAAGCCCGAGCAAATTGCCTGACCCATCTGTCTCTACTCCCCCAGGAGTGTTGGGGCACCAAGGTTGGGCTGACCTCCCAGATAAACTGCTTCACTCCATTGTTCCTCTGTTGGGATCTTTCCTCGACCTTATAGCGTTTGCTAGCACCTGTGGTTCTTGGCGTGCTGCCTTCTCTTCGTACCCATCCAAATCGACCATCTGCACCAAACTCCCACCTTTCCTCGTCCGACCCAATCTCTGTGTCGATGCCCCTCATCTCCCTTCCAGCAATGGTCGTCACAAGCTACGCACATGTAAGGTCATTGATCTGGCCAACCAGAACAGAGCCCTCCGCTGCCAGATTCCTCAAGAAACTTTTCAGAGGATGCGTTTTGCTGGCTCTTCCTATGGGCATCTCATCTGCTGCCGCCGAGGAAATTGCCTTGTTGTTGATGTGTTCACTGGTGCCGAGGTTTCACTTCCATCTCTCCCATTCAGTGGTGACTGTGAGCAGGAGTTCTACTTTGGCGGCACTCTGACAGCTCCCCTTGCATCACCCAACTGCCATCTCCTTGTCAGCACACGATCCTCCCTGTTTGATTGGCCGGTTggaagtgactctcggtctgaactCAAGCTTTCTGATGCACGGGTAGATCAGATTGTGGAGTTCAATGGTCAGTTCATCGCCATGGATTATTCTCAGAGGATCTACATTCTGAAGTTAGCCCCCCAGCTTGGCCTGCAGGAGATAACAACCGAGTGGTGGGATGACATGACTGAATGCCCATATCTAAGACCATGGCTGGTGGTCTGCGGTGATATGCTTCTCATGGTTGACCATTACATGAGCTTATCATTTGGAGCACCAGTCTTGTATAAACCCTACCACCTTGATATGTCGACCAGACCTGCAAAATGGGTGGAGGTGAAGAAGCTAGACAATTGGGCACTCTTTGTAGGGGGTGATGTGAGGAGCCCGCCGTTTTCTTGCTTGACCCCAGAGAAGTGGGGAGGGAGGAGCAACTGCCTGTACTACGCCCATTACTCTCAGCCTTGGAGCGTACATGGATTAGGTGACGCGGCAGATGCTGTGTGGGATCCTTCCACCGACCCTGATCTTGTGTACAAGAGAAACTGGTACGGCCAGCTGCAGGCCTTCTGGGTATATCCAAGCATGTTCTATTCCGATGCTCCAGTAGTGACATGGCACCAAGACTGGGCTGACCTCCCAGataatctgcttcactccattgttCCTCTGTTGGGATCCTTTCTCGACCTTATTGCGTTTGCTAGCACCTGTCGTTCTTGGCGTGCCGCCTTCTCTTCATACCCATCCAAGTCGACCTTCTGCACCAAACTGCCGCCTCTCCTCGTCCGGCCCAATGTCCGTGTCCAAGCCCCTCATCTACCTTCTAGCAATGGTCGTCACAAGCTACGCACATGTAAGGTCATTGATCTAGCCAACCAGAACATAGCCCTTCGCTGCCAGATTCCTCAAGAAACTTTTCAGAGGATGCGCTTTGCTGGTTCTTCATATGGGCAACTCATCTGCTGCCGCCGAGGAAATTGTCTTATTGTTGATGTGTTCACTGGTGCTGAGGTTTCACCTCCATGTCTCCCATTCAGTGGCGACTGTGAAGAGGAGTTCTACTTTGGTGGCACCCTGACAGCTCCCCTTGCATCACCCAACTGCCATCTCCTTGTCAGCACCCGATCCTCCCTGTTTGATTGGCCGGTTGGAAGCGACTCTTGGTCTGAAATCAAGCTTTCTGATGCACGGATAGATCAGATTGTGGAATTCAATGGCCAGTTCATTGCCATGGATTATTCTCAGAGGATCTACTTTCTGAAGTTAGCCCCCCAGCTTGGCCTGCAGGAGATAACTACCAAGTGGTGGGACGGCATGACTGAGTGCCCATATCTAAGACCATGGCTGGTGGTTTGCGGTGATATGCTTCTCATGGTTGACCATTATGTGAGCCTATCATTTGGAGCACCAGTCTTGTATAAACCCTACCGCCTTGATATGTCGACAAGACCTGCAAAATGGGTGGAGGTGAAGAAGCTGGACAACTCGGCACTCTTTGTAGGGGGTGATGTGAGGAGCCCGCCGTTTTCTTGCTTGAGCCCAGAGAAGTGGGGAGGGACGAGCAACCGCCTGTACTACGCCCATTACTCTCAGCCTTGGAGCGTACATGGCTTTGGTGATGCGGCAGATGCTGCGTGGGATCCTTCCACCGACCCTGATCTTGTGTACAAGAGAAACTGGTACGGCCAGCTTCAGGCCTTCTGGGTGTACCCAAGCATGTTCTATTCCGATGGCCAGTGA
- the LOC119327872 gene encoding wall-associated receptor kinase 1-like: MESMEWYLLGLSGRNLRLDFSPLLKLLLHKFSHTSLAEQGVERITQFNTMLVLLILAMLGMAEARASAVVRSFDGSTTQPLNRLIRRLDAGMGSSNLTLSCANRCGHLTFSYPFGIGAGCFRNPEFSLICNHTTNPPKLFLHDGSSTSTTQVVGDIYPSGMSVNFWGKHLQFSSFFVNFSKTIPMKSGLDAYNMSWTPGKTFSLLSTMSLSVIACDLDVYLVHKDLGNRELICKVSCPSIEIAEQVYRQDRHGPGSCSFTYSALTVRTLEFQFVPHKTGASVVMKATHISPVAAQLSMKLMNRTCMSILWNQPLCSGLSLILHAKRRKKTPLDMRALVSIASAWVSSAPWKVMLDTDIDECKRTPGLCKGNCQNTIGNYTCTKCPDHTEYDITKMQCTPVRKQNFYLGIVIGLSSGLGMLLFGLTTIFLVQRWKRDVQKKLRRKYFRRNNGLLLEQLISGDENASERKKIFSFQELKRATNNFDPARILGRGGHGTVYKGILSNQHVVAIKKSQIIREGEISDFINEVAILSQINHRNIVKLSGCCLETEVPLLVYDFIPNGSLFESLHHDSSNMVSLTWNDCLRIASEAAGALCYLHSAASISIFHRDVKSSNILLDTNSAAKVSDFGASRIVPIDQTHVATNVQGTFGYFDPEYYQTGQLNEKSDVYSFGVVLLELLIRKKPVFTAESGMDESLCNYFLLEIRSRQPKEIVAAQVLEEASEEEINGVASLAEKCLRLKGEERPTMKEVETTLQQLRMNRTNSSQVYPAVEYEMQGHQSMAMNLAGRTYNVTSQRSQNACYSLEQEFLASASLPR; the protein is encoded by the exons ATGGAGTCAATGGAGTGGTACCTGCTTGGATTGAGTGGCCGCAATCTAAGACTTGATTTTAGTCCATTGCTCAAG TTACTTCTCCACAAATTCTCCCACACCTCACTTGCTGAGCAAGGTGTCGAGCGAATTACCCAGTTCAACACCATGCTTGTTTTGCTCATACTTGCCATGCTAGGGATGGCTGAAGCACGAGCATCTGCAGTTGTGAGAAGCTTTGATGGGAGCACCACCCAGCCTCTGAACCGCCTGATCCGTCGGTTGGACGCCGGCATGGGTTCTTCAAATTTGACTCTCAGCTGTGCCAATAGATGCGGTCACTTGACCTTCAGCTACCCATTCGGCATAGGAGCTGGTTGCTTTAGGAATCCTGAATTCAGTCTCATTTGCAACCACACCACCAATCCCCCTAAACTCTTCTTGCACGATGGTAGTAGTACAAGTACAACCCAGGTTGTGGGCGATATTTACCCCAGTGGCATGTCAGTCAACTTCTGGGGCAAGCACTTGCAGTTCAGCTCTTTTTTTGTCAACTTCTCCAAAACCATCCCCATGAAATCTGGTCTCGATGCCTACAACATGTCATGGACTCCAGGGAAAACTTTTAGCCTTCTCAGTACaatgtccctttctgtcattgcTTGCGACTTGGATGTGTACTTGGTGCATAAAGACCTTGGTAACCGTGAGTTGATTTGCAAGGTATCCTGCCCCAGCATAGAAATTGCGGAGCAAGTTTATAGGCAGGACCGACATGGCCCTGGGTCGTGTTCTTTTACATATTCTGCATTAACAGTCCGCACCCTCGAGTTTCAATTTGTTCCCCACAAGA CCGGTGCATCAGTGGTTATGAAGGCAACCCATATATCTCCGGTGGCTGCTCAGCTGTCCATG AAGCTGATGAACCGAACCTGTATGTCAATCCTCTGGAATCAGCCTCTGTGCAGTGGGCTGTCGCTAATCTTACATGCCAAGAGGCGGAAAAAAACACCTCTGGATATGCGTGCGTTAGTGTCCATAGCTTCTGCCTGGGTGTCATCAGCTCCATGGAAGGTTATGTTGGATACAG ATATTGATGAGTGCAAACGGACACCAGGACTTTGCAAAGGGAATTGCCAGAACACTATCGGAAACTACACCTGCACCAAGTGCCCTGATCATACAGAGTATGATATAACAAAAATGCAGTGCACTCCAGTAAGAAAGCAAAATTTCTACTTAG GTATTGTGATTGGGTTAAGCAGTGGCCTTGGCATGCTACTTTTCGGCTTAACTACGATATTTCTCGTTCAAAGATGGAAAAGAGACGTCCAGAAGAAACTAAGAAGGAAGTATTTCCGAAGGAACAATGGCCTTCTCTTGGAACAATTGATATCAGGGGATGAAAATGCGAGCGAGAGGAAAAAGATTTTCTCCTTTCAAGAGCTTAAAAGGGCAACAAATAACTTTGATCCTGCACGTATCCTTGGACGTGGAGGGCATGGCACAGTCTACAAAGGGATCTTATCAAACCAGCATGTGGTAGCCATAAAAAAATCCCAGATTATCAGGGAAGGTGAGATCAGCGATTTTATCAATGAGGTTGCAATTCTCTCTCAGATAAATCACCGGAATATCGTGAAACTTTCCGGGTGCTGTCTTGAAACTGAGGTCCCCTTACTAGTGTACGACTTCATTCCCAATGGTTCATTGTTTGAAAGTCTTCATCATGATTCTAGCAACATGGTTTCTTTGACCTGGAATGACTGCCTACGGATCGCATCAGAAGCTGCGGGTGCTCTATGTTATCTCCACTCTGCAGCCTCAATATCAATCTTCCATCGTGATGTGAAGTCCTCTAATATACTCCTAGACACAAACAGTGCAGCAAAGGTTTCGGATTTCGGTGCTTCAAGAATTGTCCCCATTGATCAAACTCATGTTGCTACAAATGTTCAGGGCACATTCGGTTATTTTGATCCAGAATACTACCAGACTGGGCAGCTAAATGAGAAGAGTGATGTTTACAGTTTTGGTGTGGTACTCCTAGAACTTCTTATCAGGAAAAAACCTGTTTTTACAGCTGAGTCGGGAATGGACGAGAGCTTGTGTAACTACTTCCTCTTGGAGATCAGGTCGAGGCAACCCAAAGAAATAGTGGCGGCACAAGTTCTTGAAGAAGCGAGCGAGGAGGAGATCAACGGGGTTGCTTCTCTTGCGGAAAAGTGCTTGAGGCTAAAAGGTGAGGAAAGGCCTACAATGAAGGAAGTCGAGACAACATTGCAGCAACTACGAATGAATCGTACAAATTCATCTCAAGTTTATCCAGCCGTTGAGTATGAGATGCAAGGCCACCAGTCCATGGCCATGAACCTAGCCGGGAGAACTTACAATGTAACATCTCAGCGCAGCCAAAACGCATGCTATAGCTTGGAGCAGGAGTTCCTCGCATCCGCTAGCCTGCCCCGCTAG
- the LOC119333728 gene encoding LOW QUALITY PROTEIN: DNA-directed RNA polymerases II, IV and V subunit 8B-like (The sequence of the model RefSeq protein was modified relative to this genomic sequence to represent the inferred CDS: substituted 2 bases at 2 genomic stop codons), translating to MAGHLFEDIFIMTRIDPDGNKLDRVNRSEARCEXFDMXMELDVATDVNLIHYVLRLIVVIFRWTKLTLYSFLSFFQAGRKTLADKYDYVMHGKLYKISEDSSSGQATKVEIYASFGGLLVFLKGDPWSAANLELDQRPFLLIRKVQMTSASSPFVGAKIYLLRGKSPTLLVHQGYTEPPFNANYPPLECTLLFWW from the exons ATGGCTGGGCATCTCTTTGAGGATATCTTCATTATGACCAGGATCGATCCTGATGGGAATAAGTTAGACAGAG TTAATCGCAGCGAGGCTAGATGCGAGTAGTTCGATATGTAGATGGAATTAGATGTCGCTACCGATGTCAACCTGATCCATTATGTGTTACGATTAATTGTTGTTATTTTCAGATGGAC GAAGCTCACATTGTATTCATTTCTTTCCTTCTTTCAGGCTGGTAGGAAAACCCTTGCTGACAAGTATGACTATGTCATGCATGGAAAGCTTTACAAGATTTCAGAGGACAGTTCCAGTGGTCAAGCTACTAAAGT GGAGATTTATGCGTCTTTTGGTGGCCTCCTGGTGTTCCTCAAAGGCGATCCTTGGAGTGCCGCCAACCTCGAACTGGATCAAAGGCCGTTCCTCCTCATACGAAAGGTGCAAATGACCAGTGCTTCTTCTCCTTTTGTCGGGGCAAAAATTTACCTCTTGCGTGGCAAGTCACCAACGCTTCTAGTTCATCAAGGCTATACCGAGCCTCCCTTCAATGCCAATTATCCTCCCCTGGAATGTACTCTACTCTTctggtggtaa
- the LOC119327871 gene encoding uncharacterized protein LOC119327871 has product MRRRRWARAAALCLAIAVLLQLAAVHCAGASARTPAFSTRARGSAAQRWPSTPVHHAVPKPSPRAGARAVAFDATATSAAARCKSKGKTSAAWKRKPTAGGRDDAACDDDDKRRIPTGPNPLHNR; this is encoded by the coding sequence atgaggaggcggcgctgggcgCGCGCCGCCGCCCTATGCCTCGCCATTGCCGTCCTGCTGCagctcgccgccgtccactgcgcgGGCGCCTCGGCCAGGACGCCGGCCTTCTCCACGCGCGCGCGCGGAAGCGCTGCGCAGAGGTGGCCCTCGACGCCCGTGCACCACGCCGTGCCCAAGCCCAGTCCAAGAGCCGGCGCCCGCGCGGTCGCCTTCGACGCCACCGCCACCTCCGCAGCCGCCCGGTGCAAGAGCAAGGGCAAGACCAGCGCGGCGTGGAAGCGGAAGCCGACCGCCGGCGGCCGCGACGACGCCGCGTGCGACGACGACGACAAGCGGCGCATCCCGACGGGCCCCAACCCTCTCCACAACAGGTGA